A single genomic interval of uncultured Cohaesibacter sp. harbors:
- a CDS encoding class I SAM-dependent methyltransferase codes for MTDCCASKSKRAGSLLGGFMPIGVHLVCGLPVVTRQRTKVVPMAQGDVVEIGFGSGLNLPHYDRSAVRSLIGVNPDDGLPLLGEKAIAKQDLPAELLVESAEAMSLSSASADTVVVTYSLCSIPNVMAALGEAHRILRPHGRLLFCEHGRSPKAHVARLQDRFNAPWRWMAAGCHLNRDTGALIQQAGFKMERYDIYDLGVGTRILGTHHVGVARKR; via the coding sequence GTGACAGACTGTTGCGCCAGCAAAAGCAAACGGGCGGGGTCTCTTTTGGGCGGTTTCATGCCGATTGGCGTGCATCTTGTGTGCGGGTTGCCGGTGGTCACGCGTCAGCGCACCAAGGTGGTTCCGATGGCACAAGGGGATGTGGTGGAAATCGGCTTTGGCTCCGGTTTGAACTTACCTCACTATGACCGCAGCGCCGTGCGCAGCCTGATTGGAGTCAATCCCGATGACGGACTGCCTCTTTTGGGAGAGAAGGCCATAGCCAAACAGGATTTGCCCGCCGAGTTGCTGGTGGAGAGCGCAGAAGCGATGTCTTTGTCGTCTGCTTCGGCGGACACCGTGGTTGTCACCTACAGTCTGTGCTCCATACCAAACGTGATGGCGGCTCTGGGGGAAGCGCATCGCATTTTACGTCCGCATGGACGTCTTCTCTTCTGCGAACACGGCCGTTCACCCAAGGCTCATGTGGCGCGGCTTCAGGACCGGTTCAATGCGCCATGGCGCTGGATGGCGGCGGGTTGTCACCTTAACCGGGACACGGGGGCGCTCATTCAGCAGGCGGGCTTTAAAATGGAGCGTTACGATATCTATGACCTGGGGGTGGGCACCCGCATCCTGGGAACCCACCATGTCGGTGTGGCGCGTAAGCGCTGA
- a CDS encoding 2Fe-2S iron-sulfur cluster-binding protein, protein MPKITYITFDETQYDVEAKEGATVMETAIKNGVPGIEAECGGACSCATCHVYVDEAWAEKTGEPGAMEEDMLDFAQDADERSRLSCQIKVTDELDGLVVRIPESQA, encoded by the coding sequence ATGCCGAAGATTACTTATATTACATTTGATGAGACGCAGTATGACGTGGAGGCCAAGGAAGGTGCGACCGTGATGGAAACGGCCATCAAAAATGGCGTTCCCGGAATTGAAGCCGAGTGCGGCGGCGCCTGCTCTTGCGCGACCTGTCATGTTTATGTCGATGAGGCATGGGCCGAGAAAACCGGTGAACCAGGGGCCATGGAAGAGGATATGCTGGATTTTGCCCAAGATGCTGATGAGCGGAGCCGCCTTTCCTGTCAGATCAAGGTGACTGACGAATTGGATGGGCTCGTGGTGCGCATCCCCGAATCTCAAGCCTGA
- a CDS encoding Hpt domain-containing protein: MDTQNCGLDLDHLARQTMGDEGLQKQVLSIFVDHMSETMPRLVSASEEVSQIAHSIKGSARGIGAWSVATAAEAVEKASGDRSREILSLKGAVDRTVLEIAALLEKG, translated from the coding sequence ATGGATACACAAAATTGCGGCCTCGATCTGGATCACCTGGCCAGACAGACCATGGGGGACGAGGGGCTGCAGAAGCAGGTTCTATCCATTTTTGTGGATCATATGAGCGAGACAATGCCTCGTTTGGTTTCCGCTTCTGAAGAGGTGAGCCAGATTGCCCATAGTATAAAGGGATCGGCTCGTGGCATCGGTGCCTGGAGCGTTGCAACTGCTGCGGAAGCTGTTGAGAAGGCATCTGGCGACCGGTCGAGAGAAATCCTGTCTCTAAAAGGGGCTGTTGACAGAACGGTGCTCGAGATTGCTGCATTGCTTGAAAAAGGGTGA
- a CDS encoding protein phosphatase CheZ produces the protein MPPTPLRQEDYLAIEAAVMETARGRWFLAEYARRNRNADTDTLLTAIDKLEKTVVRERAPSSLMHQVRMDLTDMANAIERTKTEIAQIKHEDNQGSERFERATVELDAIVSQTESATGDILGAAEKIQEFAWTLREMGADSDKCDELDMEATNIYMACSFQDLTGQRIRKIVDAMRYVESRINSMIDIWGFEAEGVEVDQHDHRRHDKRPDAHLLNGPALEGEGVGQDDVDDLFSAPDLYEEADQNDVDALFDNNAQSDQSDVDALFDTAGSNEAPSNEAIEEDSDLSAEMSQDAADALFATAYQDDEADEGGTEEMPSDEMAAWAADEAADAADEVVDVDSIDADVDADIMDMQDLDWAAEADVDTDVADDMEAVEPNAAESADDQEADIFASTDAEEPSAEASIDTDVIAQDEPEAMPAAEDGEPDIFASADIFDKALNEELVSSEEEEEELLDLRDRVAQFS, from the coding sequence ATGCCACCTACACCACTGCGACAAGAGGACTATCTGGCGATCGAAGCCGCCGTGATGGAAACTGCGAGAGGTCGCTGGTTCCTGGCGGAATATGCCCGTAGAAATCGGAATGCAGATACTGATACCCTATTGACCGCGATCGATAAACTGGAAAAAACGGTCGTAAGGGAAAGAGCTCCGTCCTCTCTGATGCACCAGGTTCGCATGGATCTGACGGATATGGCCAATGCCATTGAGCGCACCAAAACGGAAATCGCTCAAATCAAGCATGAAGACAATCAGGGTTCCGAGCGCTTCGAGCGCGCAACGGTTGAGCTTGATGCTATTGTTTCTCAAACGGAAAGTGCAACCGGGGATATTCTGGGTGCTGCTGAAAAAATTCAGGAATTCGCCTGGACGCTGCGCGAAATGGGCGCTGACAGCGACAAGTGCGATGAACTGGATATGGAAGCAACCAATATTTATATGGCTTGTTCCTTCCAGGACCTGACCGGCCAGAGGATCAGAAAAATTGTGGATGCCATGCGCTATGTAGAGAGCCGCATTAATTCCATGATTGATATCTGGGGATTCGAAGCAGAAGGCGTGGAAGTGGATCAGCATGATCACCGACGCCATGATAAACGTCCCGATGCCCATCTGCTCAATGGGCCCGCCCTTGAAGGCGAGGGGGTCGGACAAGACGACGTTGATGATCTGTTCAGTGCTCCGGATCTTTATGAGGAAGCCGATCAGAATGATGTGGATGCGTTGTTTGACAATAACGCACAGTCTGACCAGAGCGATGTAGACGCCCTATTCGATACGGCCGGTTCTAATGAAGCCCCGTCAAACGAAGCGATTGAGGAAGATAGCGATCTTTCTGCCGAGATGAGCCAGGATGCAGCCGACGCGCTGTTTGCAACGGCTTATCAAGATGATGAGGCTGATGAAGGCGGCACAGAGGAAATGCCTTCTGACGAGATGGCTGCATGGGCTGCCGATGAAGCGGCCGACGCAGCTGACGAAGTGGTCGATGTTGACTCTATCGATGCAGATGTCGATGCGGACATCATGGATATGCAGGATCTTGATTGGGCGGCTGAAGCAGACGTTGATACCGATGTTGCCGATGATATGGAGGCTGTTGAGCCGAACGCTGCTGAGAGTGCCGATGATCAGGAAGCCGATATCTTTGCTTCAACTGATGCAGAAGAGCCGTCTGCTGAGGCCTCCATTGATACTGATGTGATTGCTCAGGATGAACCCGAAGCCATGCCCGCAGCCGAAGACGGTGAGCCGGATATCTTTGCTTCTGCTGATATCTTCGACAAGGCATTGAATGAAGAGCTGGTTTCTTCCGAAGAGGAAGAAGAAGAGCTTCTCGATCTGCGTGATCGTGTGGCTCAATTCAGCTGA
- a CDS encoding MFS transporter, translating into MSLFYAGFFFPFGIYVPFFGIWLKSLAFSPEEIGLVLTIPMIARVIFTPLMAAISDKIGDRRLALRIYCSFYGLTFALIMLNDSLIWIALVMAVSHIAQSAIIPVGDSLALAGTRRFGLDYGRMRSAGTLAFLAANLAGGLFMEHFGANKLIWLLVIGNMLHIIFSASLPIDPRRIDNKALAKGTRLDWAQLKQFGQGCFWIILVSASLLQASHSMLYSFSAIYWTKIGVSANMTGLLWSMASVSEIILFRYSKKISAIFDWRALLKIAALIAIVRWATFPLELPTYGYLLLQVLHAGSFGCAHLGAMFFINETVDDELSGTAQGLYTMLTGLLSAMATTASGFLYAEFEGAAFLTMSVIGLLALSLLMLSRWVPLTHIRVNDASK; encoded by the coding sequence ATGTCGCTTTTTTATGCCGGGTTTTTCTTTCCTTTTGGTATTTACGTACCCTTTTTCGGAATCTGGCTGAAGAGTCTGGCCTTTAGTCCAGAGGAGATCGGGTTGGTATTAACCATACCCATGATTGCGCGCGTGATTTTTACGCCCCTCATGGCAGCAATATCGGACAAAATCGGCGACCGGCGGTTGGCCTTGCGCATCTATTGCAGCTTCTATGGCCTGACCTTTGCATTGATTATGCTTAACGACAGCCTGATCTGGATCGCATTAGTTATGGCAGTATCACATATTGCCCAAAGTGCCATCATCCCCGTGGGAGACTCTCTAGCGCTGGCTGGCACACGCCGCTTCGGGCTCGATTATGGCCGCATGCGCAGCGCTGGCACCCTCGCTTTTCTGGCTGCCAATCTCGCAGGCGGCCTCTTCATGGAGCATTTTGGCGCCAACAAGCTGATCTGGCTGCTGGTTATTGGCAATATGCTGCATATTATCTTTTCGGCTTCCCTACCCATAGATCCCCGCCGGATCGACAACAAGGCGCTCGCGAAAGGCACCCGGCTGGATTGGGCCCAATTGAAGCAATTCGGGCAAGGCTGCTTCTGGATCATTCTTGTGTCGGCATCCCTCCTTCAGGCGTCACACAGCATGCTCTATTCTTTTTCAGCGATCTATTGGACCAAGATCGGCGTCTCGGCCAACATGACCGGTCTTTTGTGGTCCATGGCTTCTGTCTCCGAAATCATTCTGTTTCGCTATTCCAAGAAGATATCTGCAATATTCGACTGGCGAGCGCTGCTGAAGATTGCGGCCCTGATCGCTATTGTCCGCTGGGCCACCTTCCCTCTGGAGCTGCCGACATACGGTTATCTACTGCTTCAGGTGCTGCATGCGGGAAGTTTTGGCTGCGCGCATCTGGGCGCCATGTTCTTCATCAATGAAACCGTCGACGACGAGCTTTCGGGTACAGCACAGGGACTTTACACAATGCTCACAGGCCTCCTATCGGCCATGGCAACAACAGCTTCAGGGTTCCTTTATGCCGAATTCGAAGGCGCAGCATTCCTGACCATGAGCGTCATCGGCCTTTTGGCCTTGAGCCTCTTGATGCTGAGCAGATGGGTTCCGCTCACCCATATAAGGGTCAATGACGCCAGCAAATAG
- a CDS encoding ABC transporter permease, with product MAPQGSDLAASGQLPVLEADGTSASGVLLISGSWTIETLKDADNQVDQALKETPSIKQLDLSGLTSLDTSGAWVIIRLLRGLGLELSSATPINPDHVSLFEAVAETNLSAPSTQKDLNFFIAVFQKTGEDVVEIYKDIKILAYLAGEIVACLLKGIIHPRSLRITSIVHHMEHTGLKAVPIVAMMSFLVGAIVAQQGAFQLRKFGAEPFVIDLVGILVLREVGILLTAILVAGRSGSAFTAEIGSMKMREEIDAMRVMGLNIIEVLIAPRVIALIIALPLLGLVANLAGLVGGGILLWAYSDISLSTYITWLRDAVAINTFLVGVIKAPFMALIIALISCSEGLQVGGSAESLGRRTTAAVVKSIFLMVLVDGLFAIFFAAVGF from the coding sequence ATGGCTCCACAGGGATCAGACTTAGCCGCCTCGGGGCAGCTCCCCGTTTTGGAGGCCGACGGTACGTCTGCGTCCGGCGTGCTGCTCATCTCTGGCAGTTGGACCATCGAAACCCTGAAAGATGCCGACAATCAGGTTGATCAGGCGCTCAAAGAGACACCTTCCATTAAACAGCTCGACCTTTCCGGTCTGACTTCTCTGGACACCTCAGGCGCCTGGGTCATCATTCGCCTGCTGCGCGGACTGGGCCTTGAGCTATCCAGCGCAACACCGATCAATCCGGATCATGTGTCGCTGTTTGAAGCGGTGGCAGAGACCAACCTGTCTGCGCCGTCGACCCAGAAGGATCTGAATTTCTTCATCGCCGTATTTCAGAAAACCGGTGAAGATGTCGTTGAAATCTACAAGGATATCAAGATTCTCGCCTATCTGGCTGGAGAAATCGTCGCCTGCCTGCTCAAAGGGATCATTCATCCGCGCAGCCTGCGCATCACTTCCATTGTCCATCATATGGAGCATACAGGGCTGAAGGCGGTTCCCATCGTGGCCATGATGTCTTTTCTGGTCGGCGCCATTGTTGCCCAGCAAGGGGCTTTCCAGCTGCGCAAATTCGGCGCGGAGCCGTTTGTCATCGATCTGGTCGGCATTCTCGTCTTGCGAGAAGTGGGCATTTTGCTAACGGCAATTCTGGTAGCCGGGCGCTCGGGCAGTGCTTTCACAGCAGAAATCGGCTCGATGAAAATGCGCGAGGAAATTGACGCCATGCGCGTCATGGGCCTCAATATCATCGAAGTCCTTATCGCGCCGCGCGTCATTGCGCTGATCATCGCTCTGCCTCTGCTGGGCCTTGTCGCCAATCTGGCCGGTCTGGTCGGCGGTGGCATTCTGCTATGGGCTTACTCGGATATCTCCTTGTCCACCTATATCACATGGTTGCGCGATGCCGTGGCGATCAACACCTTCCTTGTCGGTGTAATAAAAGCGCCCTTCATGGCCCTGATCATTGCGCTCATCTCTTGCAGCGAAGGGCTGCAGGTAGGCGGCAGCGCAGAAAGCCTTGGGCGGAGAACAACGGCTGCCGTGGTGAAGTCCATTTTCCTGATGGTGTTGGTCGATGGTCTCTTTGCCATTTTCTTCGCCGCAGTCGGGTTTTAG
- a CDS encoding ATP-binding cassette domain-containing protein, producing MSAKPQTPQSTAPSGSSTRPILSVKGLTVGFSSRLVLENLDLDVQRGEILGIVGASGTGKSVLLRSVLGLVKRQSGQFIMFGHNTEKLSRQERLAIERRLGVLFQHGALFSSLSVLQNIQVPMREYYTLPQRLMDELAISKLELVGLSPDAAHKFPSELSGGMIKRAALARALALDPQLLFLDEPTSGLDPISAEEFDDLISTLRDTLGLTVFMVTHDLDSLSQACDRIAVLAERRVLAIGNMNDLQKNPHPWIKSYFTGKRAIRQWDKS from the coding sequence ATGTCAGCCAAACCGCAAACACCGCAAAGCACAGCGCCCTCTGGCTCCAGCACGCGCCCCATTCTGTCCGTAAAAGGGCTGACGGTAGGCTTTTCCTCGCGTCTTGTGTTGGAAAATCTGGATCTGGATGTCCAACGCGGCGAAATTCTGGGCATCGTGGGCGCTTCCGGCACGGGCAAGAGCGTGTTGCTGCGCAGCGTTCTGGGGCTCGTAAAACGCCAGTCCGGCCAATTCATCATGTTCGGGCACAATACCGAGAAACTGTCGCGCCAGGAGCGGCTGGCCATCGAGCGCCGACTGGGAGTTCTCTTCCAGCATGGCGCGCTCTTCTCCTCGCTTTCGGTGTTGCAGAATATTCAGGTTCCCATGCGGGAATATTACACGCTGCCTCAGCGCCTTATGGATGAGTTGGCCATTTCCAAGCTTGAGCTTGTGGGTCTCTCCCCGGATGCGGCTCACAAATTCCCGTCAGAACTTTCAGGTGGCATGATCAAGCGCGCAGCCTTGGCTCGGGCGCTGGCGCTTGACCCCCAGCTGCTGTTCCTTGACGAACCAACCTCCGGCCTTGATCCGATCAGCGCCGAAGAGTTCGATGATTTGATTTCTACCCTTAGAGACACTTTGGGTCTCACGGTTTTTATGGTAACCCATGATTTGGATAGCCTCAGTCAAGCCTGCGATCGCATCGCGGTGCTGGCCGAGCGCCGCGTTCTGGCCATAGGAAATATGAACGATCTGCAGAAGAATCCGCATCCCTGGATCAAGAGCTATTTCACGGGCAAGCGGGCCATCAGACAATGGGACAAGAGCTGA
- a CDS encoding MlaD family protein, with protein sequence METKANYVAIGLFTLLLTAVGFGFIYWIARYDETRPTTEVVVRFEGSVAGLIRGGAVMFNGIKVGEVAKLEYDPDNPKYVKADLLVDAGIPLKKDSDVSLSFQGLTGVGTVEIKGGSPDLPDLLDQPGTPEMIAQSSSFEDLMNGARQLMSRADKVLSKIETVVDTNQDGINKTVQNIESFTTALNNNSGNIETFLADASDAAKGLTSLSGRLEDLSERADTLLAAVDPESIKTSIANVETISENLVGTSNRFDSIVADASEAAKGINDFSSNLNTSLGKVDRLVESVDPEAISSAVASLQNFATTLDESSGDINVILANAKQASGDISSFSTSLSARTDDFNAIVTDAQQLAARLNKASERIDGILGKVDGILSDEDGGKGVIEEVTLAARSIRSVADKFNSRADEISDGLARFSGSGLRNVEAMVSEARRTIKRVEGAVNKLEKDPSSVIFGGNKVKTFDQRY encoded by the coding sequence ATGGAAACAAAAGCCAATTATGTGGCCATAGGCCTGTTCACATTGCTTCTGACCGCAGTCGGTTTCGGCTTCATCTACTGGATTGCCAGATATGATGAAACTCGTCCGACGACCGAGGTTGTTGTGCGCTTTGAAGGCTCTGTTGCCGGCCTTATTCGCGGTGGCGCAGTGATGTTCAACGGCATCAAGGTAGGCGAAGTCGCAAAGCTCGAATATGATCCGGACAACCCCAAATATGTCAAAGCGGATCTTCTGGTTGATGCCGGCATTCCGCTCAAGAAAGACAGTGATGTCAGCCTCTCCTTTCAGGGGCTTACAGGGGTAGGCACCGTCGAAATCAAAGGCGGCAGTCCGGATCTGCCCGATCTTCTTGATCAGCCGGGCACCCCTGAAATGATTGCCCAGAGCTCTTCCTTTGAAGATCTGATGAATGGCGCACGCCAGCTCATGTCCCGCGCCGACAAGGTGCTCTCGAAAATCGAGACAGTGGTTGATACCAATCAGGACGGCATCAACAAAACGGTCCAGAATATCGAGAGCTTTACAACGGCGCTCAACAACAATTCCGGCAATATCGAGACCTTCCTCGCAGATGCGTCCGACGCCGCCAAGGGTCTCACATCGCTATCCGGGCGACTGGAAGACCTTAGCGAAAGAGCAGATACCCTGCTTGCTGCCGTTGACCCCGAGAGCATCAAGACGAGTATCGCCAATGTCGAGACAATCAGTGAAAATCTTGTTGGCACATCCAACCGCTTCGACTCAATCGTGGCAGACGCCTCCGAAGCGGCCAAAGGCATCAATGATTTTTCGTCCAACCTGAATACCTCTCTGGGCAAGGTAGACCGTCTGGTTGAAAGTGTGGACCCGGAAGCGATTTCTTCTGCTGTGGCATCCTTGCAGAATTTTGCAACCACGCTGGATGAGTCCTCAGGTGATATCAATGTCATTCTGGCCAACGCCAAACAGGCTTCAGGTGATATCAGCAGCTTTTCTACCTCTCTTTCCGCCCGCACCGATGATTTCAATGCCATCGTGACCGACGCACAGCAACTTGCTGCCCGCCTCAACAAGGCTTCCGAGCGGATCGACGGCATTCTGGGTAAGGTTGACGGCATTCTCTCCGATGAAGATGGCGGCAAGGGTGTGATCGAGGAAGTGACGCTCGCAGCGCGCTCCATTCGCAGTGTTGCAGACAAGTTCAACAGCCGGGCAGACGAAATCTCCGACGGCCTTGCGCGCTTCTCAGGCAGTGGCCTGCGCAATGTCGAAGCCATGGTTTCAGAAGCAAGACGAACCATCAAACGCGTTGAAGGCGCTGTAAACAAACTGGAGAAGGATCCCTCCAGCGTGATATTCGGCGGCAACAAGGTGAAAACCTTCGATCAACGCTACTAA
- a CDS encoding ABC-type transport auxiliary lipoprotein family protein has product MTTYDLSAPESFDNLRGRSNAQLLILVPTALKSLDSEMIVVRPDNAEITYFGDAQWSDSLPNVLQDKLIQTFENSGRMRSVVKPGDGVVVDYKLATSIRSFELNDANRPVAKIALSVKIINDRNGRVVSSRLFEASAPAGSATPAKGVAALDRALESILNEILVWTLKTI; this is encoded by the coding sequence TTGACGACCTATGACCTGAGCGCGCCAGAAAGTTTCGACAATTTGCGCGGTCGCAGCAATGCGCAGCTTTTGATCTTAGTCCCGACGGCGCTCAAATCGCTTGATAGCGAGATGATCGTGGTGCGCCCCGATAATGCTGAAATCACCTATTTTGGCGACGCGCAATGGAGCGACAGCCTACCCAATGTCTTGCAGGACAAGCTGATCCAGACTTTTGAGAATTCCGGCCGCATGCGCTCCGTGGTCAAGCCAGGTGATGGCGTTGTGGTTGACTATAAACTCGCAACATCCATCCGTAGCTTTGAGCTGAATGACGCGAACCGGCCTGTCGCCAAAATCGCGCTTTCGGTAAAGATCATCAATGATCGCAATGGACGCGTGGTCTCTTCACGCCTGTTCGAAGCCTCCGCACCTGCCGGTTCGGCGACACCGGCCAAGGGTGTAGCTGCGCTTGACCGCGCCCTTGAAAGCATACTGAACGAGATCCTCGTCTGGACCCTCAAGACAATTTAG
- a CDS encoding glycosyltransferase family 1 protein produces the protein MSGLLIVTDAWHPQVNGVVRSLDRLGQEVKKQGMEVHYLTPLDFKTVPCPTYPEIRLSLTMRRGVARKIEEINPDYVHISTEGPLGFWARSYCRKSNKAFTTSYHTRFPEYLAARFPIPLSLSYAALRWFHNPGRCCMVATPSLKRDLEARGFDQLHYWGRGVDLEQFHPRKEKVLDYPGPLLLYVGRVAVEKNIEVFLDLKVEGTKIVVGDGPQKAALEERYPDVKFLGLKEGKDLADIYASCDVFVFPSKTDTFGIVLLEALASGLPVAAYPVMGPLDVIGDSGVGALKDDLEEAVVEALKIDPQACLAYAQQYSWEASANQFLSNISRIHPD, from the coding sequence ATGAGTGGACTCTTAATCGTAACGGATGCCTGGCATCCACAAGTCAATGGTGTTGTTCGCTCGCTCGATCGTTTGGGCCAGGAAGTCAAAAAGCAGGGAATGGAGGTGCATTATCTGACGCCTCTTGATTTCAAGACGGTTCCTTGCCCGACTTATCCGGAAATTCGCCTCTCTTTGACAATGCGGCGCGGCGTCGCCAGAAAGATCGAAGAGATCAATCCCGATTATGTGCATATTTCCACCGAGGGGCCGCTTGGATTCTGGGCGCGAAGCTATTGCAGAAAGTCGAACAAGGCCTTCACGACTTCTTACCATACCCGCTTTCCTGAATATCTTGCCGCGCGTTTCCCCATTCCGCTGTCGCTGTCCTATGCGGCCTTGCGCTGGTTTCACAATCCCGGGCGATGCTGCATGGTGGCCACGCCAAGCCTGAAGCGAGACCTAGAAGCTCGCGGCTTTGACCAGCTGCATTATTGGGGGCGCGGCGTTGACCTTGAACAGTTTCATCCGCGCAAAGAGAAGGTGCTCGATTATCCCGGGCCCTTGCTGCTCTATGTCGGTCGCGTTGCGGTGGAAAAGAATATCGAGGTCTTTCTTGATCTGAAGGTCGAGGGCACAAAAATAGTGGTTGGAGATGGCCCGCAGAAGGCCGCTTTGGAAGAGCGCTATCCGGATGTGAAGTTTCTGGGGCTCAAGGAAGGCAAGGACCTCGCCGATATCTACGCTTCATGCGATGTTTTCGTTTTCCCGTCCAAAACCGACACGTTCGGCATTGTGCTTTTGGAGGCCCTGGCTTCGGGATTGCCAGTGGCGGCCTACCCGGTTATGGGACCTCTGGATGTGATTGGAGACAGTGGTGTTGGGGCTTTGAAAGACGATCTGGAAGAGGCTGTGGTCGAAGCGTTGAAAATCGATCCGCAGGCTTGTCTGGCCTATGCGCAGCAATATAGCTGGGAGGCGAGTGCCAACCAGTTTCTTTCCAATATTTCCAGGATTCATCCCGATTGA
- a CDS encoding UDP-2,3-diacylglucosamine diphosphatase, translated as MNQSSDEGLYKHRTMFISDVHLGSRGCQAEMLLDFLKYNDAETIYLVGDIVDGWRLQARWHWPQLHNDVVQKLLRKARKGARIIYVPGNHDEFLRSYYGAHFGGVEVKEHDIHETADGRRLLVIHGDQYDMVVRHAKWLAHLGDWAYSFALGLNTVLNILRRKLGFSYWSLSAWAKMRVKNAVNFIGTFEETLSQEARKFDVDGVICGHIHHAEMHEKFGISYLNTGDWVESCTAIVEHPDGRFELIHWSEGAKTVPQLENHTPTKALA; from the coding sequence ATGAATCAGTCCAGCGATGAAGGGCTCTATAAACATCGGACCATGTTCATCTCCGATGTTCATCTGGGTAGCCGCGGGTGTCAGGCAGAAATGCTGCTTGATTTCCTTAAATATAATGATGCAGAGACGATTTATCTGGTCGGGGATATCGTCGATGGCTGGCGCCTGCAAGCGCGTTGGCATTGGCCGCAATTGCATAATGATGTGGTGCAGAAGCTCCTGCGCAAGGCGCGCAAGGGCGCGCGTATCATCTATGTGCCGGGCAACCATGACGAATTTCTGCGCAGCTATTATGGTGCTCATTTCGGCGGTGTAGAGGTCAAGGAACATGACATTCACGAAACCGCAGATGGTCGCCGGTTGCTGGTGATCCATGGGGATCAGTATGACATGGTGGTGCGGCACGCCAAGTGGCTCGCCCATCTTGGCGACTGGGCCTACAGCTTTGCTTTGGGGCTGAACACCGTACTCAACATTCTGCGCCGCAAGCTCGGCTTCAGCTATTGGTCCCTGTCTGCTTGGGCCAAGATGCGGGTAAAGAACGCGGTCAATTTCATCGGTACCTTCGAGGAAACCCTCTCGCAGGAAGCGCGCAAATTTGACGTTGATGGCGTGATTTGCGGCCATATTCATCATGCGGAAATGCATGAGAAATTCGGTATCTCCTATTTGAATACCGGCGACTGGGTGGAAAGCTGCACCGCAATTGTCGAGCATCCAGACGGACGGTTCGAACTGATCCACTGGAGCGAAGGCGCAAAAACCGTTCCCCAACTTGAAAACCATACCCCAACCAAGGCACTTGCATGA
- a CDS encoding DMT family transporter, which yields MNALYGIGLKIASTMFFAVMLALIKYTSTSMPIGEVIFARCFFALPPLLLVTAWQSDWRDCIRTKNPWAHVRRSAVGTTSMFCWFTSVSLLPLPEATAISFLNPLMIVAMAALFLKEVVKAYRWTAVGISLIGVLIILSPRLSGSTGDVGLLGAILCLSSTVLTGLAGILIRQMTKTENNSAIIFYFFVTASCFSLITIYWGWVIPDFRTFGLMVLAGIFGGLGQILMTKSYSVAEASLVAPFDYVNVVWNVVIGIVIFGEYPSHAVVIGGGIVVLAGMFVVYRERQLGVSRKAERQAKPL from the coding sequence ATGAACGCCCTCTATGGCATTGGACTCAAAATTGCTTCGACGATGTTTTTTGCGGTTATGCTTGCCCTGATCAAATATACATCGACGTCCATGCCCATTGGGGAAGTCATCTTCGCGCGCTGCTTTTTCGCCTTGCCGCCGCTGTTGCTGGTGACCGCATGGCAGAGTGACTGGCGCGACTGTATCCGCACGAAGAATCCATGGGCGCATGTGAGGCGCTCTGCGGTGGGAACGACATCCATGTTCTGCTGGTTCACCTCGGTCTCGCTTTTGCCGTTGCCCGAAGCCACCGCGATTTCCTTTCTCAATCCCTTGATGATTGTTGCCATGGCGGCGTTGTTCCTCAAGGAGGTTGTCAAGGCCTATCGCTGGACGGCTGTCGGTATCAGCCTTATCGGGGTGCTGATCATTCTGTCTCCGCGTCTGAGTGGCTCGACGGGGGATGTGGGCTTGCTGGGCGCCATTCTCTGTCTGAGTTCAACCGTGCTCACTGGGCTGGCTGGTATCCTGATCCGACAGATGACGAAAACCGAGAATAATTCGGCGATCATCTTCTATTTCTTCGTGACGGCTTCCTGCTTCTCGCTCATTACCATTTACTGGGGCTGGGTCATTCCTGATTTTCGCACCTTCGGCTTGATGGTTCTGGCTGGGATTTTCGGTGGCTTGGGGCAGATCCTCATGACCAAATCCTACAGCGTGGCGGAAGCGTCGCTTGTGGCGCCATTCGACTATGTGAACGTGGTCTGGAATGTGGTGATCGGCATTGTGATTTTTGGCGAATATCCGAGTCACGCTGTGGTCATCGGCGGGGGTATTGTCGTTCTGGCCGGCATGTTTGTTGTCTATCGCGAGCGGCAGCTGGGTGTTTCGCGCAAGGCGGAACGTCAGGCAAAGCCGCTCTGA